The proteins below come from a single Mucilaginibacter mali genomic window:
- a CDS encoding lipopolysaccharide biosynthesis protein has translation MILKKLRNNHFLSFAGNVMMAALGMITYMLVAHNFKTKEELGYWFLFIFNTITLADVFRTGFLQNSLIKFYTGVSKDRAENIAGSAWYIGFWITMAACALNLVCYFLFYDTASEATRIMIQWFGITFLAMLPYSVALWILQAEGRFGILLILRAISQSLLPFFIVILIFTGHLTFRNCVYAHFLTCVITSIVSLTIGWDKIYTVKKRSKESVKELFHYGKFSVGTSIAAQLLKASDNYVINFMLMSNVAAAAVAVYSMAQQLMQVIEITIRSFTSTAMPMISAASNKGDDKEVVYVMKKFAGMMTLALIPICLVCFLGADILVTILGGKKYTGSEAALVFRIFMFIAILMPLDRFMGITLDMINKPRVNMIKVYIMLTVNVIADVVGLLIFHNIYGVALASIFTFSTGIVYGYWSLRKYLDFTIKDIFTLGYAELKELIGSLLRKKAGLE, from the coding sequence ATGATTTTAAAGAAATTACGCAATAACCATTTCCTGTCTTTTGCCGGAAATGTCATGATGGCAGCCCTGGGTATGATTACCTATATGCTTGTTGCGCACAATTTTAAAACTAAAGAAGAATTAGGCTACTGGTTCCTCTTTATCTTCAATACCATCACCCTTGCGGATGTTTTCCGTACAGGCTTTTTGCAAAACTCGCTCATCAAATTTTATACAGGCGTTTCAAAAGATCGCGCCGAGAATATAGCCGGTTCGGCCTGGTACATTGGTTTCTGGATCACGATGGCCGCCTGCGCCCTCAACCTGGTATGCTATTTTCTTTTTTACGATACCGCCTCCGAAGCCACCCGGATCATGATCCAATGGTTTGGCATTACCTTCCTGGCAATGTTACCCTACAGTGTTGCTTTGTGGATATTACAAGCCGAAGGGCGTTTTGGCATATTGCTGATATTACGGGCCATTAGCCAGTCGCTGCTTCCATTTTTTATTGTCATATTGATATTTACCGGGCATTTAACTTTCCGTAATTGCGTTTACGCGCACTTTTTAACCTGCGTTATTACCAGTATAGTTTCGCTAACTATAGGTTGGGACAAAATATACACCGTTAAAAAACGCTCTAAAGAAAGCGTTAAAGAGCTTTTCCATTACGGGAAATTTAGCGTGGGCACATCTATCGCGGCGCAATTATTAAAAGCATCTGATAACTATGTAATTAATTTTATGCTGATGAGCAACGTAGCCGCCGCTGCTGTGGCCGTATATAGTATGGCCCAGCAACTGATGCAAGTGATAGAGATCACCATCCGCAGTTTTACGTCAACGGCTATGCCAATGATATCGGCAGCATCAAACAAGGGCGATGATAAAGAAGTGGTATACGTAATGAAAAAATTTGCCGGCATGATGACGCTGGCGCTAATACCCATTTGTTTGGTTTGCTTTTTAGGTGCCGATATACTGGTAACTATCCTTGGCGGTAAAAAATATACCGGTAGCGAGGCCGCGCTGGTGTTCCGCATCTTTATGTTTATTGCCATTTTAATGCCGCTTGACAGGTTTATGGGCATTACACTGGATATGATCAACAAGCCACGGGTGAACATGATAAAGGTATATATTATGCTAACCGTAAACGTAATTGCCGATGTGGTAGGCTTATTGATATTCCATAACATTTACGGCGTAGCGCTGGCATCGATATTTACTTTCAGCACCGGTATTGTTTATGGGTACTGGTCGCTGCGCAAGTATCTCGATTTTACGATAAAGGATATTTTTACCCTGGGTTATGCCGAGTTGAAAGAACTGATCGGTTCTTTATTACGTAAAAAGGCAGGGCTTGAGTAA
- a CDS encoding O-antigen ligase family protein → MYEIDLTRNANKKTLWQKILANRLSGPLAWLFLVAAAMFVSYVVYMYGMFGGAAILAIIVGVPVIYGIIAYPKFGIVIFFAWSHFVNFAGLFTEAPIGTSMDALEYLLILGFFLKQKYNRKWKIYADPISYLILAWIGLNFFEVVNPVAASILAWVYTVRTVAVLMLMYFVFIYQINDLKFVKLLMKVWLWFSVIGAIYGFAQEANGYFPYEWAVLRKNPLTMHLNFQMGHWRKFSIFSDPVVYAYNMAIGTVMCIALLFGPHATWKKWVMSLMIPFFMDAMLFSGTRAGYVIVPACLALLAVLHFNKKVMVASIAGALVMAVLILMPTHNGTLLRFQSAFKPSADASFNERAKNQAFIQPYIHAHPIGAGLGAVGIWGQRFAPNSPLSKFPPDSTYVRVAVELGYVGLFLFCFLIYTALRIGINNFFLIKDPEIKNYCLVMLIVLFAFNIGSYPQQSIVQFPANIMFYLCIALINVLKRLDDEKQLSLNSANNAPLTTN, encoded by the coding sequence ATGTACGAAATTGACCTGACACGGAACGCGAACAAAAAAACGCTTTGGCAAAAAATACTTGCCAACCGGCTGTCGGGGCCTTTAGCCTGGCTGTTCCTGGTGGCTGCGGCAATGTTTGTAAGCTATGTGGTGTATATGTATGGCATGTTTGGCGGGGCGGCCATACTGGCCATTATAGTAGGCGTGCCCGTAATATATGGCATTATCGCTTATCCTAAATTTGGCATCGTTATATTTTTTGCCTGGTCGCATTTTGTCAATTTTGCCGGTTTATTTACCGAAGCGCCCATAGGTACCAGTATGGACGCGCTGGAATATTTGCTCATCCTTGGCTTTTTCCTGAAACAGAAATACAACCGCAAGTGGAAGATCTATGCCGACCCCATCAGTTACCTGATATTGGCATGGATAGGGTTAAACTTTTTCGAAGTGGTAAACCCGGTAGCGGCCTCCATCCTGGCATGGGTTTATACAGTGCGCACAGTGGCGGTTTTAATGCTGATGTACTTTGTTTTCATCTACCAGATAAACGATCTGAAATTTGTTAAACTGTTGATGAAGGTATGGTTGTGGTTCTCGGTAATCGGCGCGATATACGGCTTTGCGCAGGAGGCAAACGGCTACTTCCCTTATGAATGGGCCGTGTTGCGTAAAAACCCGCTTACCATGCACCTTAACTTCCAGATGGGGCACTGGCGCAAATTCTCTATATTTTCCGACCCGGTAGTATACGCCTACAATATGGCCATTGGTACAGTTATGTGCATCGCCCTTTTATTCGGCCCGCACGCCACCTGGAAAAAATGGGTAATGAGCCTGATGATCCCTTTCTTTATGGATGCCATGCTATTTTCGGGTACAAGGGCTGGCTACGTCATCGTACCGGCATGCCTGGCCTTATTAGCCGTGCTGCACTTTAATAAAAAGGTAATGGTAGCAAGTATAGCAGGCGCCCTGGTAATGGCTGTGCTGATACTAATGCCTACCCATAATGGTACTTTACTGCGTTTTCAAAGCGCGTTTAAGCCAAGTGCCGATGCATCATTTAACGAGCGCGCCAAGAACCAGGCGTTTATACAACCTTACATCCATGCCCACCCCATTGGCGCAGGCCTGGGCGCGGTGGGTATCTGGGGGCAACGTTTCGCGCCTAACTCTCCCCTGTCAAAGTTCCCGCCCGATAGTACTTACGTGCGCGTAGCGGTTGAATTGGGTTATGTTGGCCTGTTCCTGTTTTGCTTTTTAATTTATACGGCCCTGCGCATCGGCATCAATAATTTCTTCCTGATCAAAGACCCCGAAATAAAGAATTATTGTTTGGTGATGCTTATTGTGTTGTTTGCTTTTAACATTGGCAGCTATCCGCAGCAATCCATAGTGCAGTTTCCGGCCAATATCATGTTCTATTTATGTATAGCGTTGATAAATGTTTTAAAAAGATTGGACGATGAAAAGCAATTATCGTTAAATTCAGCAAATAATGCCCCGCTAACAACTAACTGA